A region from the Arachis ipaensis cultivar K30076 chromosome B01, Araip1.1, whole genome shotgun sequence genome encodes:
- the LOC107617356 gene encoding RNA-binding protein 48, translated as MPRYKDDSPAIRVYTVCDESRYLIVRNVPSLGCGDDLKQLFSSYGEVEECKPMDAEDCEPFTDVYWIKFRLFSNARFAKRKLDDFVFLGNRLQVSYAPQFETLSDTKDKLEGRRREVLARLNPRRSKEIGAPSSSKTMSKSEVVAVSSNTSFVSAHLDHNERGSSHVGNLPITTVSSNQDYFPSDSMNQTVRLVRDKLDKIQASGEHPQAGSASKKARVDNRRRI; from the exons ATGCCGCGTTACAAAGATGATTCCCCTGCCATTCGTGTCTACACTGTTTGCGATGAATCTCG GTATTTGATTGTAAGGAATGTTCCGTCGTTGGGCTGCGGAGATGATCTAAAACAATTGTTTTCATCCTATGGAGAAGTAGAAGA GTGTAAGCCAATGGATGCGGAGGACTGTGAGCCATTCACTGATGTCTATTGGATCAAATTCCGTCTTTTCAGCAATGCCAg GTTTGCTAAAAGAAAATTGGATGATTTTGTTTTCCTTGGGAATCGACTGCAAGTTTCATATGCTCCCCAATTTGAGACGCTCTCTGACACAAAGGATAAGTTAGAGGGGAGAAGAAGAGAGGTTTTGGCACGACTAAACC CTAGAAGATCCAAAGAGATTGGAGCGCCCTCAAGCTCGAAAACTATGAGCAAGAGTGAGGTAGTTGCTGTTTCCTCAAATACCAGTTTCGTGTCGGCACATTTGGATCATAATGAAAG AGGCAGTTCACACGTTGGAAATCTTCCAATAACAACAGTCTCCTCTAATCAG GATTATTTTCCTTCTGATTCCATGAATCAAACAGTGAGACTTGTCCGGGATAAGCTTGATAAG ATTCAAGCCAGTGGGGAGCATCCACAAGCTGGATCTGCATCCAAGAAAGCAAGAGTTGATAACAGGAGGAGGATTTAA